From a region of the Phaseolus vulgaris cultivar G19833 chromosome 6, P. vulgaris v2.0, whole genome shotgun sequence genome:
- the LOC137832037 gene encoding uncharacterized protein, which yields MSSALATAILVTVALLLAGSSSAGRDLRPSEHGLFFQASPPVNSSPEMRSFFSTTKGSSDAPVRNATESLPPQWWGVGGGGGGRSHVGQALMTASLVCGITGGVLLVASALLYLFKYRKKPPQNESFRASNNYNNNNNNNYCNNVSHNNNEKKLELVVRDG from the coding sequence ATGTCGTCGGCACTCGCAACCGCGATCCTCGTCACGGTCGCGCTACTCCTCGCCGGAAGTTCGTCCGCCGGGCGCGATCTCCGGCCGTCGGAGCACGGCCTCTTCTTCCAGGCCTCGCCGCCGGTCAATTCCTCGCCGGAGATGAGGTCCTTCTTCAGCACCACCAAGGGCTCTTCCGACGCTCCGGTCCGGAACGCGACGGAGTCCCTTCCGCCACAGTGGTGGGGAGTcggcggcggcggcggcggaAGAAGCCACGTGGGACAGGCGCTGATGACGGCGAGTCTGGTGTGCGGAATCACAGGTGGCGTCCTGTTAGTGGCTTCGGCGCTACTTTATTTGTTCAAGTACAGGAAAAAGCCACCCCAAAACGAATCGTTTCGAGCttctaataattataataataataataataataattattgtaataatGTGAGTCACAATAATAATGAGAAGAAGCTTGAATTAGTTGTGCGTGATGGTTAA
- the LOC137832038 gene encoding large ribosomal subunit protein uL13w: MVSGSGICAKRVVVDARHHMLGRLASIVAKELLNGQKVVVVRCEEICISGGLVRQKMKYMRFLRKRMNTKPSHGPIHFRAPAKIFWRTVRGMIPHKTKRGEAALDRLKVYEGIPPPYDKTKRMVVPDALKVLRLQKGHKYCVLGRLSSEVGWSYYDTIRELEKKRKDKAGLVYERKKQLNKLRVKAEKVADEKLGSQLDILAPVKY; encoded by the exons ATGGTGTCAGGTTCGGGAATCTGCGCGAAGAGGGTGGTGGTTGACGCGCGGCACCACATGCTGGGTCGACTCGCGTCCATCGTGGCGAAGGAGCTGCTCAATGGGCAGAAAGTGGTGGTGGTGCGGTGCGAAGAGATCTGCATCTCCGGCGGCCTCGTGAGGCAGAAGATGAAGTACATGAGATTCCTCCGTAAACGCATGAACACCAAACCTTCTCATGGCCCAATCCATTTCCGCGCCCCCGCTAAGATCTTCTGGCGTACCGTTCGTGG aATGATACCGCACAAGACAAAGCGTGGCGAAGCTGCTCTTGATCGTTTGAAGGTTTACGAGGGAATCCCTCCTCCTTATGACAAGACCAAGAGAATGGTTGTTCCTGATGCTCTCAA GGTTTTGAGGCTCCAGAAAGGACACAAGTATTGTGTGCTTGGAAGGTTATCATCTGAAGTCGGATGGAGCTACTACGATACCATCAGG GAGTTGGAGAAGAAGAGAAAGGATAAGGCAGGGTTGGTTTACGAGAGAAAGAAGCAGCTCAACAAGTTGAGGGTGAAAGCCGAGAAGGTTGCTGATGAGAAACTCGGTTCTCAACTTGATATTCTTGCTCCTGTTAAGTACTAA
- the LOC137832036 gene encoding ferredoxin--NADP reductase, root isozyme, chloroplastic isoform X1: protein MFHLTLSQQVAVTVPVSSDLSLRRSAFKAPNLNFWDKSWSPVLTLDLKANSSRLRSQNVVCMSVQQASVPKVSVSPLDLEDAKETPLNLYKPKEPYTATIVSVDRLVGPKAPGETCHIVIDHGGNVPYWEGQSYGVIPPGENPKKPGAPHNVRLYSIASTRYGDFFDGKTASLCVRRAVYYDPETGKEDPSKNGICSNFLCNSKPGDKIKITGPSGKIMLLPEEDPNATHIMIATGTGVAPFRGYLRRMFMESVPTYKFGGLAWLFLGVANSDSLLYDDEFSKYLKDYPNNFRFDRALSREQKNKKGGKMYVQDKIEEYSDEIFKLLDNGAHIYFCGLRGMMPGIQDTLKRVAEQRGESWEEKLSQLKKNKQWHVEVY, encoded by the exons ATGTTTCATTTGACTTTGTCTCAG CAGGTGGCTGTAACTGTTCCTGTTAGCAGTGATTTGTCTCTCAGAAGATCTGCGTTCAAG GCCCCTAACTTAAACTTTTGGGATAAGTCATGGTCACCAGTATTAACTTTGGACTTGAAGGCTAACAGCTCTCGTTTAAGAAGTCAGAATGTGGTATGCATGTCAGTGCAACAAGCAAGTGTACCCAAAGTTTCTGTCTCACCTTTAGATCTGGAAGATGCTAAAGAAACTCCATTGAACTTGTACAAGCCTAAAGAACCCTATACAGCAACAATTGTTTCGGTTGACAGGCTTGTGGGACCGAAAGCTCCTGGGGAAACTTGTCATATTGTGATTGATCATGGTGGAAATGTCCCCTACTGGGAAGGACAGAGTTATGGTGTTATTCCTCCA GGCGAAAATCCGAAGAAACCCGGGGCACCCCATAATGTTCGACTATATTCGATTGCTTCCACGAGGTATGGTGATTTTTTTGATGGTAAAACAGCCAGCTTGTGTGTGCGTCGTGCTGTTTATTATGATCCTGAGACAGGAAAGGAAGATCCGTCCAAGAATGGCATTTGTAGCAATTTTCTGTGTAACTCAAAGCCTGGAgacaaaattaaaatcacag GCCCTTCAGGGAAGATAATGCTTTTGCCCGAGGAAGACCCTAATGCTACCCATATAATGATTGCCACTGGCACTGGTGTTGCTCCATTCAGAGGCTATCTACGTCGAATGTTCATGGAATCTGTCCCTACATACAAGTTCGGTGGACTAGCATGGCTTTTCCTTGGCGTTGCCAACTCTGACAGTCTTCTCTATGATGACGAATTCAGTAAATACCTCAAGGATTATCCAAACAATTTCCGCTTTGATCGAGCCCTTAGCAGAGAACAAAAGAACAAGAAAGGGGGGAAAATGTAtgttcaggataagattgaggagTATAGTGATGAAATCTTCAAACTCCTGGATAACGGGGCCCACATCTATTTCTGTGGTCTAAGAGGGATGATGCCTGGGATCCAAGACACACTGAAGAGGGTTGCTGAGCAAAGAGGAGAAAGTTGGGAAGAGAAGCTTTCTCAACTTAAGAAGAACAAACAATGGCATGTTGAAGTCTACTGA
- the LOC137832024 gene encoding 2-succinylbenzoate--CoA ligase, chloroplastic/peroxisomal isoform X3 has protein sequence MANYSHPHICQCLSRLFGFRRHFLVTVTGNRRKTGQQLVEEVLSLAQGLLHLGLAPGHVVAISAHNSDRYLEWLLAIAFAGGIAAPLNYRWSFEEARLALAAVKPVLLVTDDSSYTWYSNLQQNDVPSLKWHVLLDSPSLNFTKWNVLTPEMIKRHPVKLEPFDYSWAPEGTVIICFTSGTTGKPKGVTLSHGALLIQSLAKIAIVGYNEDDVYLHTAPLCHIGGLSSAMTMLMVGGCHVLMPKFDAESAIGAIEQYAVTSFITVPAIMASLISVIRPKVIWKGAETVKKILNGGGSLSHELIKDTGIFFHKAKLISAYGMTETCSSLTFLTLYDPMDEKTHRSLQTFALAAYKFIQQPQGVCVGKPAPHVELKISADASGQIGRILTRGPHIMLRYWETHTNPLSQNNEAWLDTGDIGSIDHYGNLWLLGRTNGRIKSGGENIYPEE, from the exons ATGGCTAATTATTCTCATCCTCACATCTGCCAATGTCTGAGCCGCTTGTTTGGCTTCCGGCGACATTTTCTGGTCACTGTCACCGGAAACCGCCGCAAAACTGGCCAACAGTTGGTGGAGGAAGTGTTGTCTTTGGCCCAAGGCCTACTCCATCTTGGACTCGCACCTGGTCACGTGGTTGCCATCTCTGCACACAATAG TGATAGGTATCTGGAATGGTTATTAGCCATTGCATTTGCTGGGGGAATAGCTGCTCCTCTGAACTATAGATGG AGTTTTGAAGAGGCAAGATTAGCATTGGCTGCAGTGAAGCCAGTGTTGTTAGTGACTGACGACAGCAGTTACACATGGTACTCAAATCTCCAGCAAAATGATGTTCCATCTCTGAAGTGGCATGTTTTGTTGGATTCCCCTTCCTTAAATTTTACTAAGTGGAACG TGTTAACTCCAGAAATGATTAAAAGGCATCCTGTAAAGCTTGAACCATTTGATTATTCATGGGCACCTGAAGGCACTGTCATAATATGCTTTACTTCAG GAACTACGGGAAAGCCTAAGGGAGTCACTCTAAGCCATGGAGCTTTGCTCATACAGTCCTTAGCCAAGATTGCCATTGTTGGCTACAATGAGGATGAT GTCTATCTGCATACTGCTCCGTTATGCCATATTGGTGGCTTGTCATCAGCCATGACCATGCTTATGGTTGGAGGTTGTCATGTCTTGATGCCAAAGTTTGATGCAGAATCAGCTATTGGTGCCATAGAGCAATATGCAGTGACATCTTTTATCACAGTTCCTGCAATAATGGCCAGTCTGATTTCTGTAATTAG GCCCAAAGTGATATGGAAAGGAGCAGAAACTGTCAAGAAAATACTTAATGGGGGTGGAAGCCTCTCACATGAGCTCATCAAGGACACTGGCATATTCTTTCACAAAGCTAAACTTATTTCAGCTTATG GGATGACAGAGACATGCTCTTCATTGACATTCCTGACACTGTATGATCCAATGGATGAAAAGACACACAGGTCCCTTCAAACATTTGCTCTGGCAGCATACAAGTTTATTCAGCAGCCACAAGGTGTTTGTGTTGGCAAGCCTGCACCCCATGTTGAACTGAAGATAAGTGCAGATGCTTCTGGTCAAATTGGGAGAATTCTAACTAGAGGACCACACATAATGCTTAGGTATTGGGAAACTCACACAAATCCATTAAGTCAGAACAATGAAGCTTGGCTTGACACAGGTGATATTGGATCAATTGATCATTATGGTAATTTGTGGCTTCTTGGTCGAACAAATGGTCGAATCAAGAGTGGTGGGGAGAACATTTACCCTGAAGAG TAG
- the LOC137832025 gene encoding ADP-ribosylation factor GTPase-activating protein AGD12-like — MELGRPASSRRKLKDLLLQKDNRCCADCNAPDPKWASANIGVFICLKCCGVHRSLGTHISKVLSVTLDEWSEDEIDAMMEVGGNASANSIYEAYIPEGLTKPEPDAGHEQRSKFIRSKYEFQEFLKPSLRIVSGKSSTGSNSSKSLIIDSFTSASNTQRLEGMVEFIGMLKVKVIKGTNLAIRDIKSSDPYVILSLGQQTVQTSVARSNLNPVWNEEYMLSVPEHYGQMKLKVFDYDTFSADDIMGDADIDLQSLITSAMAFGDAGMFDDMQIGKWLKSDDNALIEDSTVNIVDGKVKQMMSLKLQNVESGELDLELQWIPLDQ, encoded by the exons ATGGAACTTGGAAGACCTGCCTCAA GTAGAAGAAAATTGAAAGATTTATTGCTTCAAAAAGATAATCGTTGTTGTGCTGATTGTAATGCTCCAGATCCTAAATGGGC GTCTGCCAACATTGGAGTTTTTATATGCTTAAAATGTTGTGGGGTGCACAGAAGCCTCGGTACTCATATATCAAAG GTTTTGTCTGTGACATTGGATGAGTGGTCAGAGGATGAAATAGACGCAATGATGGAGGTTGGGGGAAATGCTTCTGCTAATTCAATTTATGAAGCTTATATTCCTGAAGGACTTACAAAACCTGAACCAGATGCTGGTCACGAGCAGCGTTCAAAGTTCATAAG gtcaaaatatgaatttcaaGAATTTCTGAAACCGAGTTTGCGCATTGTATCTGGAAAAAGCAGTACAGGATCAAATTCTTCCAAAAGTCTTATCATCGATAGTTTTACAAGTGCTAGCAATACACAGAGACTG GAAGGTATGGTAGAATTTATTGGAATGTTGAAGGTGAAAGTGATTAAAGGCACAAATTTAGCTATCAGAGATATAAAGTCAAGTGATCCGTATGTCATTTTGAGCCTTGGCCAGCAG ACTGTCCAGACATCTGTAGCGAGGAGTAACTTGAATCCAGTCTGGAATGAGGAATACATGCTGTCTGTTCCAGAGCATTATGGACAGATGAAATTG AAAGTATTTGACTATGACACATTTTCCGCCGATGATATTATGGGAGATGCAGACATTGATCTTCAGTCTCTGATAACATCTGCTATGGCATTTGGAGATGCTGGAATGTTTGACGATATGCAGATAGGAAAATGGTTAAAATCCGATGACAATGCACTTATTGAGGATAGCACAGTCAATATTGTTGATGGTAAGGTTAAACAAATGATGTCACTAAAGCTCCAGAATGTTGAATCTGGAGAATTAGATCTTGAACTCCAGTGGATTCCTCTTGATCAATAA
- the LOC137832024 gene encoding 2-succinylbenzoate--CoA ligase, chloroplastic/peroxisomal isoform X2: MANYSHPHICQCLSRLFGFRRHFLVTVTGNRRKTGQQLVEEVLSLAQGLLHLGLAPGHVVAISAHNSDRYLEWLLAIAFAGGIAAPLNYRWSFEEARLALAAVKPVLLVTDDSSYTWYSNLQQNDVPSLKWHVLLDSPSLNFTKWNVLTPEMIKRHPVKLEPFDYSWAPEGTVIICFTSGTTGKPKGVTLSHGALLIQSLAKIAIVGYNEDDVYLHTAPLCHIGGLSSAMTMLMVGGCHVLMPKFDAESAIGAIEQYAVTSFITVPAIMASLISVIRPKVIWKGAETVKKILNGGGSLSHELIKDTGIFFHKAKLISAYGMTETCSSLTFLTLYDPMDEKTHRSLQTFALAAYKFIQQPQGVCVGKPAPHVELKISADASGQIGRILTRGPHIMLRYWETHTNPLSQNNEAWLDTGDIGSIDHYGNLWLLGRTNGRIKSGGENIYPEEIHSTEAITFQLRSL, encoded by the exons ATGGCTAATTATTCTCATCCTCACATCTGCCAATGTCTGAGCCGCTTGTTTGGCTTCCGGCGACATTTTCTGGTCACTGTCACCGGAAACCGCCGCAAAACTGGCCAACAGTTGGTGGAGGAAGTGTTGTCTTTGGCCCAAGGCCTACTCCATCTTGGACTCGCACCTGGTCACGTGGTTGCCATCTCTGCACACAATAG TGATAGGTATCTGGAATGGTTATTAGCCATTGCATTTGCTGGGGGAATAGCTGCTCCTCTGAACTATAGATGG AGTTTTGAAGAGGCAAGATTAGCATTGGCTGCAGTGAAGCCAGTGTTGTTAGTGACTGACGACAGCAGTTACACATGGTACTCAAATCTCCAGCAAAATGATGTTCCATCTCTGAAGTGGCATGTTTTGTTGGATTCCCCTTCCTTAAATTTTACTAAGTGGAACG TGTTAACTCCAGAAATGATTAAAAGGCATCCTGTAAAGCTTGAACCATTTGATTATTCATGGGCACCTGAAGGCACTGTCATAATATGCTTTACTTCAG GAACTACGGGAAAGCCTAAGGGAGTCACTCTAAGCCATGGAGCTTTGCTCATACAGTCCTTAGCCAAGATTGCCATTGTTGGCTACAATGAGGATGAT GTCTATCTGCATACTGCTCCGTTATGCCATATTGGTGGCTTGTCATCAGCCATGACCATGCTTATGGTTGGAGGTTGTCATGTCTTGATGCCAAAGTTTGATGCAGAATCAGCTATTGGTGCCATAGAGCAATATGCAGTGACATCTTTTATCACAGTTCCTGCAATAATGGCCAGTCTGATTTCTGTAATTAG GCCCAAAGTGATATGGAAAGGAGCAGAAACTGTCAAGAAAATACTTAATGGGGGTGGAAGCCTCTCACATGAGCTCATCAAGGACACTGGCATATTCTTTCACAAAGCTAAACTTATTTCAGCTTATG GGATGACAGAGACATGCTCTTCATTGACATTCCTGACACTGTATGATCCAATGGATGAAAAGACACACAGGTCCCTTCAAACATTTGCTCTGGCAGCATACAAGTTTATTCAGCAGCCACAAGGTGTTTGTGTTGGCAAGCCTGCACCCCATGTTGAACTGAAGATAAGTGCAGATGCTTCTGGTCAAATTGGGAGAATTCTAACTAGAGGACCACACATAATGCTTAGGTATTGGGAAACTCACACAAATCCATTAAGTCAGAACAATGAAGCTTGGCTTGACACAGGTGATATTGGATCAATTGATCATTATGGTAATTTGTGGCTTCTTGGTCGAACAAATGGTCGAATCAAGAGTGGTGGGGAGAACATTTACCCTGAAGAG ATCCATTCAACTGAGGCTATAACTTTCCAACTACGTTCATTGTGA
- the LOC137832024 gene encoding 2-succinylbenzoate--CoA ligase, chloroplastic/peroxisomal isoform X1 — MANYSHPHICQCLSRLFGFRRHFLVTVTGNRRKTGQQLVEEVLSLAQGLLHLGLAPGHVVAISAHNSDRYLEWLLAIAFAGGIAAPLNYRWSFEEARLALAAVKPVLLVTDDSSYTWYSNLQQNDVPSLKWHVLLDSPSLNFTKWNVLTPEMIKRHPVKLEPFDYSWAPEGTVIICFTSGTTGKPKGVTLSHGALLIQSLAKIAIVGYNEDDVYLHTAPLCHIGGLSSAMTMLMVGGCHVLMPKFDAESAIGAIEQYAVTSFITVPAIMASLISVIRPKVIWKGAETVKKILNGGGSLSHELIKDTGIFFHKAKLISAYGMTETCSSLTFLTLYDPMDEKTHRSLQTFALAAYKFIQQPQGVCVGKPAPHVELKISADASGQIGRILTRGPHIMLRYWETHTNPLSQNNEAWLDTGDIGSIDHYGNLWLLGRTNGRIKSGGENIYPEEVEAILLQHPGIASVVVVGIPDAQLTEMVAACIQLGENWQWSEQLSVSNEEFNLSRKNLQLHCIENHLSRFKIPKMFIAWKKPFPLTTTGKIRRDEVRKEVMSLLQSLHSNL, encoded by the exons ATGGCTAATTATTCTCATCCTCACATCTGCCAATGTCTGAGCCGCTTGTTTGGCTTCCGGCGACATTTTCTGGTCACTGTCACCGGAAACCGCCGCAAAACTGGCCAACAGTTGGTGGAGGAAGTGTTGTCTTTGGCCCAAGGCCTACTCCATCTTGGACTCGCACCTGGTCACGTGGTTGCCATCTCTGCACACAATAG TGATAGGTATCTGGAATGGTTATTAGCCATTGCATTTGCTGGGGGAATAGCTGCTCCTCTGAACTATAGATGG AGTTTTGAAGAGGCAAGATTAGCATTGGCTGCAGTGAAGCCAGTGTTGTTAGTGACTGACGACAGCAGTTACACATGGTACTCAAATCTCCAGCAAAATGATGTTCCATCTCTGAAGTGGCATGTTTTGTTGGATTCCCCTTCCTTAAATTTTACTAAGTGGAACG TGTTAACTCCAGAAATGATTAAAAGGCATCCTGTAAAGCTTGAACCATTTGATTATTCATGGGCACCTGAAGGCACTGTCATAATATGCTTTACTTCAG GAACTACGGGAAAGCCTAAGGGAGTCACTCTAAGCCATGGAGCTTTGCTCATACAGTCCTTAGCCAAGATTGCCATTGTTGGCTACAATGAGGATGAT GTCTATCTGCATACTGCTCCGTTATGCCATATTGGTGGCTTGTCATCAGCCATGACCATGCTTATGGTTGGAGGTTGTCATGTCTTGATGCCAAAGTTTGATGCAGAATCAGCTATTGGTGCCATAGAGCAATATGCAGTGACATCTTTTATCACAGTTCCTGCAATAATGGCCAGTCTGATTTCTGTAATTAG GCCCAAAGTGATATGGAAAGGAGCAGAAACTGTCAAGAAAATACTTAATGGGGGTGGAAGCCTCTCACATGAGCTCATCAAGGACACTGGCATATTCTTTCACAAAGCTAAACTTATTTCAGCTTATG GGATGACAGAGACATGCTCTTCATTGACATTCCTGACACTGTATGATCCAATGGATGAAAAGACACACAGGTCCCTTCAAACATTTGCTCTGGCAGCATACAAGTTTATTCAGCAGCCACAAGGTGTTTGTGTTGGCAAGCCTGCACCCCATGTTGAACTGAAGATAAGTGCAGATGCTTCTGGTCAAATTGGGAGAATTCTAACTAGAGGACCACACATAATGCTTAGGTATTGGGAAACTCACACAAATCCATTAAGTCAGAACAATGAAGCTTGGCTTGACACAGGTGATATTGGATCAATTGATCATTATGGTAATTTGTGGCTTCTTGGTCGAACAAATGGTCGAATCAAGAGTGGTGGGGAGAACATTTACCCTGAAGAG GTTGAGGCAATTCTACTACAACATCCAGGGATTGCAAGTGTTGTTGTTGTGGGAATCCCAGATGCTCAACTAACAGAGATGGTAGCAGCATGTATCCAACTTGGAGAAAATTGGCAATGGTCAGAGCAGTTGAGTGTTTCAAATGAAGAGTTTAATCTATCTAGAAAGAATCTCCAGCTACATTgtatagaaaatcatttaagcAG GTTCAAGATACCAAAAATGTTTATTGCATGGAAAAAGCCATTTCCACTCACTACCACAGGAAAAATAAGAAGAGATGAAGTCAGAAAGGAAGTTATGTCTCTGCTACAATCTTTACACAGTAATCTTTGA
- the LOC137832036 gene encoding ferredoxin--NADP reductase, root isozyme, chloroplastic isoform X2 — MFHLTLSQVAVTVPVSSDLSLRRSAFKAPNLNFWDKSWSPVLTLDLKANSSRLRSQNVVCMSVQQASVPKVSVSPLDLEDAKETPLNLYKPKEPYTATIVSVDRLVGPKAPGETCHIVIDHGGNVPYWEGQSYGVIPPGENPKKPGAPHNVRLYSIASTRYGDFFDGKTASLCVRRAVYYDPETGKEDPSKNGICSNFLCNSKPGDKIKITGPSGKIMLLPEEDPNATHIMIATGTGVAPFRGYLRRMFMESVPTYKFGGLAWLFLGVANSDSLLYDDEFSKYLKDYPNNFRFDRALSREQKNKKGGKMYVQDKIEEYSDEIFKLLDNGAHIYFCGLRGMMPGIQDTLKRVAEQRGESWEEKLSQLKKNKQWHVEVY; from the exons ATGTTTCATTTGACTTTGTCTCAG GTGGCTGTAACTGTTCCTGTTAGCAGTGATTTGTCTCTCAGAAGATCTGCGTTCAAG GCCCCTAACTTAAACTTTTGGGATAAGTCATGGTCACCAGTATTAACTTTGGACTTGAAGGCTAACAGCTCTCGTTTAAGAAGTCAGAATGTGGTATGCATGTCAGTGCAACAAGCAAGTGTACCCAAAGTTTCTGTCTCACCTTTAGATCTGGAAGATGCTAAAGAAACTCCATTGAACTTGTACAAGCCTAAAGAACCCTATACAGCAACAATTGTTTCGGTTGACAGGCTTGTGGGACCGAAAGCTCCTGGGGAAACTTGTCATATTGTGATTGATCATGGTGGAAATGTCCCCTACTGGGAAGGACAGAGTTATGGTGTTATTCCTCCA GGCGAAAATCCGAAGAAACCCGGGGCACCCCATAATGTTCGACTATATTCGATTGCTTCCACGAGGTATGGTGATTTTTTTGATGGTAAAACAGCCAGCTTGTGTGTGCGTCGTGCTGTTTATTATGATCCTGAGACAGGAAAGGAAGATCCGTCCAAGAATGGCATTTGTAGCAATTTTCTGTGTAACTCAAAGCCTGGAgacaaaattaaaatcacag GCCCTTCAGGGAAGATAATGCTTTTGCCCGAGGAAGACCCTAATGCTACCCATATAATGATTGCCACTGGCACTGGTGTTGCTCCATTCAGAGGCTATCTACGTCGAATGTTCATGGAATCTGTCCCTACATACAAGTTCGGTGGACTAGCATGGCTTTTCCTTGGCGTTGCCAACTCTGACAGTCTTCTCTATGATGACGAATTCAGTAAATACCTCAAGGATTATCCAAACAATTTCCGCTTTGATCGAGCCCTTAGCAGAGAACAAAAGAACAAGAAAGGGGGGAAAATGTAtgttcaggataagattgaggagTATAGTGATGAAATCTTCAAACTCCTGGATAACGGGGCCCACATCTATTTCTGTGGTCTAAGAGGGATGATGCCTGGGATCCAAGACACACTGAAGAGGGTTGCTGAGCAAAGAGGAGAAAGTTGGGAAGAGAAGCTTTCTCAACTTAAGAAGAACAAACAATGGCATGTTGAAGTCTACTGA